In the Mycolicibacterium thermoresistibile genome, one interval contains:
- a CDS encoding IS1380 family transposase, protein MKNIAVAPRVKVSADGHGVVSHAGMGMVRELADRTGLSTQVTVALADTYRGPWVYAPGDVFADLAAAVADGADCADGADCIDGVGQLCGDREHVFGAAASTTTMWRLVDERIDAAHLPAVRAARAAARAAAWDAGAAPADQDWLHIDLDATLVIDHSDNKAGATPTWKKTFGHHPLLAFLDRPEIAGGEALGGLLRTGNAGANTASDHIIVLEQALAALPPAWQPDPDQPGDPDKPKVLVRCDTAGATHKFAEACRTAGVGFSFGYPVDVRVQDAVDTLNLGSCWYPAIDTCGGIRDGAWVAEATDLVNLESWPPGTRLILRKERPHPGAQLRFTDADGMRVTAFITDTPHGVVPGQVAGLELRHRQHARVEDRIRELKATGLRNLPCHSFWANAAWLEIVLAAADLVTWTRLIGFRNQPGLARAEINTFRYRVLHVAARITRGARQLRLRIDATWRWAAAILTAWQHLRTAFG, encoded by the coding sequence GTGAAGAATATCGCGGTCGCACCACGGGTGAAAGTCTCAGCCGACGGCCACGGCGTCGTGTCGCACGCCGGGATGGGCATGGTGCGTGAACTCGCCGACCGCACGGGCCTATCAACGCAGGTCACCGTAGCTTTGGCCGACACCTACCGGGGCCCGTGGGTTTACGCCCCCGGTGATGTCTTCGCTGATCTGGCCGCCGCGGTCGCCGACGGGGCGGACTGCGCCGACGGGGCGGACTGCATCGACGGGGTCGGCCAGCTGTGCGGCGATCGTGAGCATGTGTTCGGTGCCGCGGCGTCGACGACGACGATGTGGCGGCTGGTCGATGAGCGCATCGACGCCGCCCACCTGCCCGCGGTGCGGGCCGCGCGGGCCGCCGCGCGAGCGGCGGCCTGGGACGCCGGAGCGGCCCCCGCTGATCAGGACTGGTTGCACATCGACCTCGATGCGACCCTGGTCATCGATCACTCCGACAACAAAGCCGGCGCCACGCCGACCTGGAAGAAGACGTTCGGCCACCATCCGCTGCTGGCGTTTTTGGACCGCCCGGAGATCGCCGGTGGGGAAGCTCTGGGCGGGCTGTTGCGCACCGGCAACGCCGGTGCCAACACCGCCAGCGATCACATCATTGTCCTGGAGCAGGCCCTGGCCGCGCTGCCCCCAGCGTGGCAGCCCGACCCCGATCAACCCGGCGACCCCGATAAGCCGAAGGTGTTGGTGCGCTGCGACACCGCCGGGGCCACCCATAAGTTCGCCGAGGCCTGCCGCACTGCCGGGGTGGGGTTCTCGTTCGGCTACCCCGTCGACGTTCGCGTCCAGGACGCCGTGGACACCCTCAACCTCGGTTCATGCTGGTATCCGGCCATCGACACCTGCGGCGGAATCCGCGACGGGGCCTGGGTCGCCGAGGCCACCGACCTGGTCAACCTCGAGAGCTGGCCGCCCGGCACCCGACTGATCCTGCGCAAGGAGCGCCCCCATCCGGGTGCACAGTTACGGTTCACCGACGCCGACGGGATGCGCGTCACCGCGTTCATCACCGACACACCCCACGGCGTGGTGCCCGGGCAAGTCGCCGGCCTGGAGCTACGTCATCGCCAGCACGCCCGCGTCGAAGACCGCATCCGCGAACTCAAAGCCACCGGCCTGCGCAACCTGCCGTGTCACTCGTTTTGGGCCAACGCCGCCTGGCTGGAAATCGTGCTGGCCGCCGCCGACCTGGTCACCTGGACCAGACTCATCGGCTTCCGCAACCAGCCCGGGCTGGCCCGCGCCGAGATCAACACTTTCCGCTACCGCGTCCTGCACGTCGCCGCCCGCATCACCCGCGGCGCCCGCCAACTACGGCTACGCATCGACGCCACCTGGCGATGGGCCGCAGCGATCCTCACCGCCTGGCAACACCTGCGCACCGCCTTCGGATAA
- a CDS encoding alpha/beta fold hydrolase has product MDQAVQRNQLVDPALLGASASSLRLPTLLVRGGESHVLFVDDAVRFMELVPHAEFASVAGAHHMVAGDANAVFEDVLDDFLASILHRGLSQGLWFFRDRWSAGLAVIRRRCAGVARR; this is encoded by the coding sequence ATGGACCAAGCGGTGCAGCGCAATCAGCTCGTCGACCCCGCCCTCCTGGGCGCCTCGGCGAGCAGCCTGCGTCTGCCGACGCTGTTGGTGCGCGGAGGGGAATCCCATGTGCTTTTCGTCGACGACGCGGTGCGCTTCATGGAGTTAGTGCCGCACGCCGAGTTTGCCTCGGTCGCCGGCGCACACCACATGGTGGCCGGCGATGCCAACGCGGTCTTCGAGGACGTGCTCGACGACTTCCTAGCCTCGATTTTGCATCGTGGGCTTTCCCAGGGCCTGTGGTTCTTTCGTGATCGGTGGTCCGCGGGGCTGGCGGTTATCCGAAGGCGGTGCGCAGGTGTTGCCAGGCGGTGA
- a CDS encoding IS1380 family transposase, whose translation MFDDDNLVSCAGLVPVMGQAEQTGLSDLLAQHVHITETRIKSGAANLAPKLATVIAAMCAGADCIDDVDVLRSGGMKTLFDNVYAPSTIGTLLREFTFGHNRQLESVLRHHLSALCGHVDLLPGAAQRVFVDIDSLLGPVYGHAKQGASYGHTKIAGKQVLRKGLSPLATTISTDTAAPVIAGMRLQAGKTGSGKGAGRMIAQAIVTARAAGASGQILVRGDSVYGRRAVVKACRRAGAQFSLVWTKNTAVRTAIAAIDEDAWIPVRYPGAVQDPDSGKWISDAEVAEIGYTAFASTKDAITARLIVRRVKDARHRDALFPVWRCHPFLTNSDEPTADADITNRHRAVVETTFADLIDGPLARMPSGHFGANSAWILCAGIAHNLLRGAATLAGEPHIVARGAMRRKIVNIPARLARPQRRPVLHLPSHWPWADAWLRLWHNLFRERPPPQTVPA comes from the coding sequence GTGTTCGACGATGACAACCTCGTGTCATGTGCCGGTCTGGTGCCGGTGATGGGTCAGGCTGAGCAGACCGGCCTGTCAGATCTGTTGGCGCAGCACGTGCACATCACCGAGACGAGGATCAAGTCGGGGGCTGCCAACCTCGCTCCCAAATTGGCCACTGTGATCGCTGCGATGTGCGCGGGGGCGGACTGTATCGATGACGTCGACGTGCTACGCAGCGGCGGGATGAAGACCCTGTTCGACAACGTATACGCGCCCTCGACGATCGGAACCCTATTGCGGGAGTTCACCTTCGGTCATAACCGCCAGCTCGAATCGGTGCTGCGCCACCACTTGTCGGCATTGTGTGGACACGTCGATCTGCTTCCCGGCGCTGCCCAACGCGTGTTCGTCGACATCGATTCGCTGTTGGGTCCGGTCTACGGACACGCCAAACAGGGCGCCTCCTACGGGCACACCAAGATCGCCGGTAAACAGGTCCTGCGCAAGGGCCTGTCCCCGCTGGCGACCACGATCAGCACTGATACCGCTGCGCCGGTGATCGCCGGGATGCGACTGCAGGCGGGTAAGACCGGTTCGGGCAAGGGCGCGGGTCGGATGATCGCCCAGGCGATCGTCACCGCCCGCGCGGCCGGGGCGAGCGGGCAGATCCTGGTGCGCGGCGATTCGGTTTATGGCAGGCGCGCGGTAGTCAAAGCCTGCCGCCGTGCCGGCGCTCAATTCTCCCTGGTCTGGACCAAAAACACCGCGGTGCGCACAGCGATCGCGGCGATCGACGAGGACGCATGGATCCCGGTGCGCTACCCCGGAGCGGTGCAAGACCCCGACTCCGGCAAGTGGATCTCTGATGCCGAGGTCGCCGAAATCGGCTACACCGCCTTCGCGTCCACCAAAGACGCCATCACCGCACGACTGATCGTGCGCAGGGTCAAAGACGCCCGCCACCGCGACGCATTGTTCCCGGTATGGCGGTGTCACCCGTTCTTGACCAACTCTGATGAGCCCACCGCCGACGCCGACATCACCAACCGCCACCGCGCCGTCGTCGAGACCACCTTCGCCGACCTGATCGACGGCCCGCTGGCACGCATGCCCTCAGGGCACTTCGGCGCGAACTCGGCCTGGATACTGTGCGCCGGGATCGCCCACAACCTGCTGCGCGGCGCGGCAACACTGGCCGGCGAGCCCCACATTGTCGCGCGCGGGGCCATGCGCCGCAAGATCGTCAACATTCCCGCCCGCCTGGCCCGCCCACAACGGCGACCCGTACTGCACCTGCCCAGCCACTGGCCCTGGGCTGACGCCTGGCTTCGACTGTGGCACAACCTCTTCAGAGAACGCCCACCACCACAGACCGTCCCTGCCTGA
- a CDS encoding alpha/beta fold hydrolase, with protein sequence MSAECERIARIQARDFRLGFTLGDDVTGDGIEDAGMSNDATNAQRETLKIPSGDVTMVADAYGDPADPPVVLLHGGGQTRHSWGSTAADLGAKDWYAVTVDLRGHGESGWSPDGYGLDRFAGDVTCVADFLGRPPVYVGASLGGNASLAAIGLRPDRALGLVLVDVSPFLQPAGTSRIRDFMVSHAETGFGTLE encoded by the coding sequence ATGAGTGCCGAGTGTGAACGCATTGCGCGCATCCAAGCGCGTGATTTTCGCCTTGGGTTCACACTCGGCGACGACGTCACTGGCGATGGGATCGAGGACGCGGGGATGAGTAACGACGCCACCAATGCACAACGTGAGACGCTGAAGATTCCATCGGGCGACGTGACGATGGTCGCGGACGCCTACGGTGACCCGGCCGATCCGCCGGTGGTGCTACTGCACGGTGGCGGCCAGACCAGGCATTCGTGGGGATCCACCGCAGCCGACCTGGGCGCGAAGGACTGGTACGCCGTTACCGTCGACCTGCGCGGTCACGGGGAGAGCGGCTGGTCACCGGACGGGTACGGTCTCGACCGGTTTGCCGGTGATGTGACATGCGTCGCCGACTTCCTCGGCCGCCCACCGGTGTACGTCGGTGCCTCGCTGGGTGGCAACGCCTCCCTGGCAGCGATCGGGTTAAGACCCGACCGTGCGCTCGGCCTGGTTCTGGTGGACGTGTCACCATTCCTGCAGCCGGCCGGGACGAGCCGAATCCGCGACTTCATGGTGTCGCACGCGGAGACCGGGTTCGGCACGCTGGAGTAG